The Neorhodopirellula lusitana sequence AATCGGGAGCGGACTCTGATGCGAAAAAGCAAATCACGTTCACGCGTCGTTTCAACCGGCCAACGGGATTGACCGCCAATGACTCCGTCGAACTGGAAGTCAACGCCCAGCAAGGAACGGTGGATTCGATTCGATTGAATGCGACCACACTGACCAGTCTCGATTCGACAAAACAGGTCCCAGCAAAGACAGCGGACAATCTCAATCCCAGCGAGACCGTAAATCAGTCCATTCGTGTCGAGCTATCCAAGCATCTCGAAGATCACAACGAACTCGAAGTCACACTCTACATGATCAACGGTGAACCTCAACTCGGCGAAGTCATCCTTTGGATCAAGTCCGACTGAGCGACGACATCGCCCACATTGCCATCAAGCACGCCCGCTCCCAAACAGCCTGAACTAGGGATCTAATTCATCGATCCAGTCCTGAAGTTGCTCGTCTGAGATACCGCCCGGTTGCGTTGACTTGCCTTGCCCCGAACGCCCCATGAGCTGATCCAAAAAGTTGGTATCATCGAACAAACGGGCATCGTCTAGGATTCCAGTATCCCCTGGACGAGACGCATCGCCCAAGTCCGATGCAGCGTCCTTTGACACCGATGCATCCTCTGAGGCACGGTGCTTGGGACGCCAACCCAGACGAACCCGACCGTCAAGGAGGTCGTCGTACCAGGGCTGAGAATCGTAGCGAAAGGCTCGGCGTCGCTTCGCCGCCCGTTGTACTCGGTGGTCAGACGACACAACCGTCAGATGCTTGGGAACCGGATGGGCCCGGATCAGTTCTTCGATCAGGTCGTCTGCCTCATCATGGTCGACCGCAAACCGCACATCGATTCCGAGGAAATCTCGGGTAGCGGGCAGCCCCGACGGCGCGTCTTTGGCATCAAAAACAACACACGTTCGGCGCCGGATCGATTCGTCCAGTTGCATGGCAACCCGCTTCAAAAACCGCTCACGCTCCACTTGCAACCAACCTGGCGAACCGGCACTCCCAGCAGCGACCAGATGACTCGGCGGCGACGCGTGTTTTGGGGCAGCAACCGGAGCAATCACGTTATACCCGTCGATCAGCAAGACGATCGACATGTGACTGCTCCCCTCTCACCTATGACACGGGCTGAATAAAACGAACGATCGTTACAACTAGCAACTAGCAACTAGCAACTAGCAACTAGCAACTAGCAACTAGCAACTAGCGACTAGCGACTAGCGACTAGCGACTACACCATCTAATGATTGTGGTCGATACGGCCCCGAAAACAAGCTCATTCCAAAGAACCGGGGCAAAGCAACCCTTTCGACAAATCGTGTGATTTGACCTCAAGAAATGACGATCGAAATCGAACACGTCTTTCAGAATCGATCTTCAGTCGGAATGCATCCCCATGGCAATGAATCGCAATCGGTACTTCCTGGTCGGGGTGCTGTTCATCTTACTGGGAACTCAATTTCGCATGATTGATTCGTTCGTCTTGAATGAACCAACGACGCGAACCCTCGCCAAGATGTCTCGCAGCTCCACCCCCACGGTGAACGACTCTTTCAGCAGCTTCCTTATGCAGGTTCACCCCAAACCGACCAAGCGAGTTCACCCACCACGCTGGCTGGGCCTTGCCATGATCGCCGTTGGTTCAGTGGTTAGCCTGCACGCGCTCGCTATCCCGCGGCACTAGCACACTACATCCCGCGGCACTAGCACACTACCGAATCAGACAGGACTGCATCCCACTGGGCTGAAAAGACATGGCAAAACCAAACGCGGCCAACTCCGACGGGGCTAACCCCAACGGGGCTATGCAAAGCCAGCCGAAACACGATCGCCCTGATCAACCTAGCGGTGACTTCATCGCGTCTCGCCATACGCTCAGCGGGGGACGCCACTTCGGACAATGGGCCACTGGGGTCCTGCTTTTCTCAGTGATGCTGGGATCAACGGGAAGCATCAGCACTGCGTTGGCGTTGGAGAACCTGAACTCGTTTAACGGTTCCAGCTCTTCTCGGATGGCGTCCGGCTCTCAACCAGGTCGATTCACGCCAGAGTCAACGCGAGCGGTGCAAGTTGTCCTGCGTGAAGGCACGGAAGTGGGCCCGATTCGCGGTCGCTTGGTCGTGCGAGGCCAGCGATGGAGGTTCCTGGTCCTCGACCAGAAAGCACTCGATGAGTCCGATGTGTCTAAGTTGCTAGACGGCGGACTCGCTCGCCAAGTGTTGCCGCGACATGACACCGTGCTGCGACGCGATCCTGCCAACTCCTCTAGCCGTGCAGGCAACCCACTAAGAGCCAATCCTCTCGGCTCGAGCGGAGCACTCAATCGCGGTGCGTCCAATCAACAAACCGCTCCGCAAGCTATTTTCGATTCCATGCAAGTGATCGAAAACTTGATGCTTGATCGTATTGCCGAAGCCATTTCGGAAGATTCAAACGACGATACATGGACCATCACTGGCCGGGTCACGGAGTTCCAAAATGAAAACCGTCTCATGATCCTGACCGCCTACCGAGCGTCACCAACAACTCCTCAGCAGTAAGCCAACCATCCAGTTCGCTGAATCCTTCCTTGCAGCCCGCCACCGTAAGCGGCCGAGCTTTCGCGGAGTACCTGACCCTTCTTACCTGGCCCGGTACTCCGACATTCACTAGCGATTCATCTCGATACCGAAGGTACCACCGACTGCCAAGAAGCTTTGCTCTCGGTTCTCGCCGCTATCCACATAGTCGCCTTGTTCGCGGAATCCCAACGAACGGTCGTTTCGCCACAATCCAAGGGCAAGGTCAACCAGTTCAACTCCACAACGAACGTGGAACATCTTGGTGAGTTGGTAGCTCATCTCAGCCCGCACTTCGTAACCGATGAAGAACTCTTCGTTGGTTTGATAGGTAGTGATGTCTTTGGTAACCAGGTTCTGTGTCACATCACTGCCGATGTCAAATCCATCGTAGGTTGTCGTTGTGATCGCTTGCTGCTGCTTCAAGCATTGCAAGTTCAACCCGGTGAATC is a genomic window containing:
- a CDS encoding NYN domain-containing protein, which produces MSIVLLIDGYNVIAPVAAPKHASPPSHLVAAGSAGSPGWLQVERERFLKRVAMQLDESIRRRTCVVFDAKDAPSGLPATRDFLGIDVRFAVDHDEADDLIEELIRAHPVPKHLTVVSSDHRVQRAAKRRRAFRYDSQPWYDDLLDGRVRLGWRPKHRASEDASVSKDAASDLGDASRPGDTGILDDARLFDDTNFLDQLMGRSGQGKSTQPGGISDEQLQDWIDELDP